From the genome of Candidatus Roizmanbacteria bacterium, one region includes:
- a CDS encoding four helix bundle protein: MKITRFEDFPIWKESIKVVKEVYKLTSNKYFSKDFGLRDQLRRASVSINSNIVEGFEKNNNNEFIRYLKIAKGSSGEVRSQMYISREIDYVTEEEFVKISNLLDNLSRQIGGFINYLTNKRINKEFITKN, translated from the coding sequence ATGAAAATTACTAGATTTGAAGATTTCCCCATTTGGAAAGAGTCTATTAAGGTGGTTAAGGAAGTTTATAAGCTTACTTCCAATAAATACTTTAGTAAAGATTTTGGCTTAAGGGATCAATTGAGAAGAGCATCTGTTTCTATAAACTCAAATATTGTAGAAGGATTTGAAAAAAATAATAACAACGAATTCATTAGGTATTTAAAAATAGCAAAGGGCTCTTCTGGAGAAGTACGTAGTCAAATGTATATTTCGAGAGAAATAGATTATGTAACTGAAGAAGAGTTCGTAAAAATATCCAATCTACTTGACAATTTGTCTAGACAAATTGGTGGCTTTATCAATTATTTAACAAATAAGCGTATTAATAAAGAATTTATAACTAAAAATTAA
- the rpoC gene encoding DNA-directed RNA polymerase subunit beta' yields the protein MDDLPVVDFSGLKIRLASPEDILKWAKGEVTKPETINYRTLRPEKDGLFDERIFGPTKDYECYCGKYKRVRYKGIVCDRCGVEVTTSAVRRERMGFIKLASPIVHIWYFKGAAAPLSTLLDVPPQALERVIYYALYLVTEVNEDKQKKTAVALDEYKQKEIKKEEEQHEKDKDEVRLSFDKQKAALEKKLSNKEQAAIALQELSLKEKEQYKQVSNKFIEKKAQKTAFFDRVIKIVKSLRQNDLLEEDDYLYLREYNLEKFIKVGMGSEVVYDTLSNLDLQGLYTKALNELPKAKGERRNKLLKKVRVIESFIKSKTMPVWMVLTVLPVIPPDLRPVVQLPGGKFATSDLNDFYRRVINRNNRLKQLIDLGAPEIILRNEKRMLQEAVDSLLDLQKSRGRSRAQGSASKIQKSLSDVLRGKQGRFRQNLLGKRVDYSGRSTIIVGPELRIDQCGVPKEMALELFKPHMLREIIVRGLAPNIKSAKTFLEHKDPVVYDILEEVTKNHPVLLNRAPTLHKLSILAFYPVLTDSYAIKLHPTVCAGYNADFDGDAMGLFVPLSATAIEEVKTRMLPYQNLLKPSDGSPIVIPNKEMALGIYYLSTMDNGYLDIKDETLKAYGSLDEAVTAFHLDQINVRQPVLVEIKGSVIRTSVGRILVNQLLPVELQFINKDIKASDVKDLIVLATRIYKDNQKVGELIDRLKEIGFWGATISAGLSVSVYDCKILADKGAIIKESEKEIVKLEKSYEQGLLTIEEKRRFSNKLWIETTENLADKTWAILDEENPVKIIIKSGGARASREQLKQLSAMKGLVVDPLGKIIEVPTKSNYREGLSIFEYVISARGARKGLTDSALKTADAGYLTRRLVDVSHDVIVRELNCGTDTGLVVSVEDERGDKFAERVRGRYLLEDVENAKKEVILKKGDMLDEQAVALLKTEGITRVMVGSALYCQAKYGVCKNCYGIDLSNSGIVEIGVPVGVMAAQSIGEPGTQLTMRVRHFGGIVISDVTQGLPRVEELFEARTPKVISPIVEVGGKVSVTEDLSKDVYIVKVTSADENQQVQEFMIPMSQQLKVADGDLVARGTALSEGYLDISDILSIKGLHSAQGYLLDEIQKVYESQGIAIHDKHFEVIIKKMSEKIIIEDEGDTEFIKDEVVSRIRFEEENKKILAQGAKPAVGKVSILGITKAAIHTDSWLSSASFEQTTGVLSSAAIKGQVDYLLGLKENVIIGRLIPVNEELINKYYARFQSKYANNQPADQAQETKTS from the coding sequence ATGGACGACCTACCAGTAGTTGATTTTAGCGGTCTAAAAATTCGCCTTGCGTCACCGGAGGATATCTTAAAGTGGGCAAAGGGAGAGGTTACGAAACCGGAGACAATTAACTACAGAACATTGCGACCAGAAAAGGATGGATTGTTTGATGAGCGTATTTTTGGCCCAACCAAAGACTACGAATGTTACTGCGGAAAGTACAAAAGAGTTAGATATAAGGGCATTGTCTGCGATCGCTGCGGAGTAGAGGTCACCACATCTGCAGTTCGACGTGAGAGAATGGGATTCATTAAACTTGCATCACCAATTGTTCATATTTGGTACTTCAAGGGAGCTGCAGCGCCATTAAGCACGCTACTCGATGTGCCTCCACAGGCACTTGAACGAGTAATTTATTACGCGTTATACTTGGTGACCGAGGTCAATGAAGATAAACAGAAAAAGACAGCGGTTGCGCTCGACGAGTACAAGCAAAAAGAGATTAAAAAAGAGGAAGAGCAGCACGAAAAAGACAAGGACGAGGTTCGATTAAGTTTCGATAAACAGAAAGCGGCTCTTGAGAAAAAGCTTAGCAATAAAGAGCAGGCGGCCATCGCGCTTCAGGAGCTATCCCTTAAGGAGAAGGAACAGTACAAGCAGGTCTCAAACAAATTCATTGAGAAAAAGGCTCAAAAGACAGCATTTTTTGATCGTGTAATTAAGATCGTAAAGTCATTAAGACAGAACGATCTTCTTGAAGAAGATGATTATCTCTACCTTAGAGAGTACAACCTTGAGAAATTTATAAAGGTCGGAATGGGATCTGAGGTCGTCTATGATACTTTATCAAATCTTGATCTTCAGGGTCTTTACACAAAGGCACTAAACGAACTACCAAAAGCAAAGGGTGAAAGACGAAACAAGTTATTGAAGAAGGTTCGTGTCATCGAATCCTTCATTAAGAGTAAGACGATGCCGGTATGGATGGTGCTCACCGTTCTTCCAGTTATCCCACCAGATCTTCGACCTGTCGTACAGCTTCCAGGAGGAAAGTTCGCCACCTCAGACTTAAATGATTTTTATCGACGAGTCATCAATAGAAACAATCGCTTAAAGCAGCTCATTGACCTTGGAGCACCTGAGATCATTCTGAGAAACGAAAAGAGAATGTTGCAGGAAGCTGTTGACTCTCTTCTTGATCTTCAGAAATCTCGAGGACGTTCACGAGCTCAAGGATCTGCCTCAAAGATTCAGAAATCGTTATCGGACGTTCTGCGAGGTAAGCAAGGACGATTCCGACAGAATCTTCTTGGAAAGCGCGTAGATTACTCTGGACGTTCAACAATTATCGTCGGACCTGAACTGAGAATTGATCAGTGCGGTGTTCCAAAAGAGATGGCCTTAGAGCTTTTCAAGCCACACATGCTACGAGAGATCATCGTCAGAGGTTTGGCACCAAACATCAAGAGTGCGAAGACATTCTTGGAGCACAAAGATCCTGTTGTGTACGACATTCTCGAAGAGGTGACGAAAAATCACCCAGTGTTACTGAATCGAGCACCAACACTACACAAACTCTCGATTCTTGCATTCTATCCAGTCTTGACCGATTCCTATGCAATCAAACTTCATCCTACTGTCTGTGCTGGATACAATGCGGACTTTGATGGAGATGCGATGGGATTGTTCGTACCTCTTTCAGCAACCGCTATTGAGGAGGTTAAGACAAGAATGTTGCCATATCAAAATCTATTGAAGCCGTCAGACGGATCTCCAATCGTAATTCCAAACAAGGAAATGGCTCTAGGTATCTACTACCTATCGACCATGGATAATGGATATCTTGATATCAAAGACGAAACCCTAAAAGCGTACGGCAGTCTCGATGAGGCGGTAACCGCGTTCCATCTTGATCAGATTAATGTTAGACAGCCAGTGTTAGTTGAGATTAAGGGTAGCGTCATTAGAACATCTGTCGGAAGAATTTTGGTCAATCAATTACTTCCTGTTGAGCTCCAGTTTATCAACAAGGATATAAAAGCCTCAGACGTCAAAGATCTGATCGTTTTGGCGACCAGAATTTACAAAGATAACCAGAAGGTTGGAGAACTAATAGATCGACTGAAGGAAATTGGATTTTGGGGAGCTACCATCTCTGCAGGACTTTCAGTCTCGGTTTATGACTGTAAGATTCTCGCCGACAAAGGAGCAATTATTAAGGAATCCGAGAAAGAGATCGTTAAGCTCGAGAAGAGCTATGAGCAGGGACTTCTTACCATCGAAGAAAAGCGAAGATTCTCAAACAAGCTCTGGATAGAGACAACTGAGAATTTAGCAGATAAAACATGGGCAATTCTAGACGAGGAGAATCCTGTTAAGATTATAATTAAGTCAGGAGGAGCACGTGCCTCACGAGAGCAGCTTAAGCAGCTTTCTGCTATGAAGGGACTAGTCGTTGATCCTCTAGGTAAAATCATTGAGGTTCCGACTAAATCTAATTATCGTGAAGGACTTTCCATCTTTGAATATGTGATCTCAGCAAGAGGAGCACGAAAAGGTCTTACCGACTCAGCTCTTAAGACGGCAGACGCAGGATACCTTACCAGAAGACTCGTTGATGTTTCACATGACGTAATTGTGAGAGAGTTGAACTGTGGTACAGACACAGGACTTGTGGTGAGCGTAGAAGACGAACGTGGTGATAAGTTCGCGGAAAGAGTACGAGGAAGATATCTATTAGAAGACGTCGAAAACGCAAAGAAGGAAGTAATCCTCAAGAAGGGCGACATGCTTGATGAGCAGGCCGTAGCACTCCTAAAGACCGAAGGTATTACTCGAGTGATGGTTGGTTCTGCTCTTTACTGTCAGGCAAAGTACGGAGTATGTAAGAACTGTTATGGAATCGATCTATCAAACAGCGGAATCGTTGAGATCGGTGTACCGGTCGGAGTTATGGCTGCCCAGTCAATTGGAGAACCTGGAACACAGCTTACGATGCGTGTCCGACATTTCGGAGGAATCGTTATCTCAGACGTTACACAAGGTCTACCACGAGTAGAGGAGCTGTTTGAGGCGCGTACACCTAAGGTCATCTCACCAATCGTTGAGGTTGGCGGAAAGGTTTCTGTAACAGAGGATCTGAGCAAGGATGTGTATATCGTAAAGGTTACCTCTGCCGATGAGAATCAACAGGTACAGGAGTTTATGATTCCTATGTCACAGCAGCTTAAGGTAGCCGATGGAGACTTAGTGGCTCGTGGAACAGCTCTATCAGAAGGATATCTTGATATTAGCGACATTTTATCAATCAAGGGTTTACATAGCGCACAGGGCTATCTCCTTGACGAAATCCAAAAAGTGTACGAATCTCAGGGAATCGCAATTCACGATAAGCACTTCGAGGTAATTATTAAGAAGATGAGTGAAAAGATCATCATCGAAGATGAGGGTGACACTGAGTTTATTAAGGACGAGGTCGTATCTCGAATTCGATTCGAAGAGGAAAATAAGAAGATCTTGGCGCAAGGTGCAAAGCCAGCTGTCGGTAAGGTTTCAATACTTGGAATTACCAAAGCAGCAATACATACAGACTCATGGTTGTCATCTGCATCATTCGAGCAAACGACTGGGGTTTTGAGCTCTGCAGCAATCAAAGGCCAGGTGGATTACTTGTTAGGTTTGAAAGAAAATGTTATAATTGGACGATTAATACCGGTCAACGAGGAACTTATTAATAAATATTACGCGAGATTCCAAAGCAAATATGCCAACAATCAACCAGCTGATCAAGCACAAGAGACTAAGACGAGTTAA
- a CDS encoding NTP transferase domain-containing protein gives MKGIVLAGGRATRLRPLTKITSKQLLPVYNKPMIYYPIETLIRGGIKDILIIVAPEYAGHFLHLLGSGKEMGVRFTYEIQEEPRGLADAFIVGEQFIGKGPVTMILGDNIFDFDFSESIKNFSTGAKVFAKEVEDPERFGVVEFDTNHKALSIEEKPQNPKSKYAVVGMYIYDNKVIEIAKSLKPSERGEVEITDVNNAYLQKGELQVDIIEGIWEDAGTFDSLLRINNYWAEKAKKLEAGG, from the coding sequence ATGAAAGGAATAGTACTTGCTGGTGGTAGAGCGACTCGCCTCCGACCGCTGACAAAAATCACTTCGAAACAACTTCTTCCGGTTTATAACAAACCGATGATCTACTATCCGATAGAGACCCTCATCAGAGGAGGAATAAAGGACATCTTAATAATAGTCGCCCCCGAATATGCTGGTCATTTTCTCCATCTGCTAGGATCGGGGAAGGAAATGGGAGTACGTTTTACCTATGAAATTCAGGAAGAGCCACGTGGTCTTGCAGACGCATTTATAGTTGGAGAACAGTTCATCGGAAAGGGACCAGTTACCATGATTCTTGGAGATAACATCTTCGATTTCGACTTCTCTGAGAGTATAAAGAACTTTTCAACAGGAGCAAAGGTCTTTGCAAAGGAAGTTGAAGATCCTGAACGATTTGGAGTGGTTGAGTTTGACACTAACCATAAGGCGCTTTCTATCGAGGAGAAACCACAAAACCCCAAAAGTAAGTATGCGGTAGTAGGTATGTATATATATGATAATAAGGTAATCGAAATTGCAAAGTCTTTGAAACCATCGGAGCGGGGAGAGGTCGAGATCACGGATGTGAACAATGCATATCTTCAAAAAGGAGAGCTACAGGTGGATATCATAGAAGGAATTTGGGAGGATGCAGGAACCTTTGATAGTTTACTTCGTATAAACAACTACTGGGCAGAGAAAGCCAAAAAGCTAGAAGCTGGTGGCTAG
- a CDS encoding VanZ family protein — protein sequence MKKWLWYWGPPVLWMITIFLLSARERTQVSEVYEWNFVFFKTLHVIEYAALYFLLFRAFLKNNSNVSMRKSAWAKAFIVAFLYAASDELHQTFVPTREGKPRDIAIDTIGMFLMYSYSKYKYTFVKRFLK from the coding sequence ATGAAGAAATGGTTGTGGTATTGGGGTCCTCCAGTTCTGTGGATGATCACTATCTTCCTACTTTCTGCCCGAGAAAGAACCCAAGTTTCTGAGGTGTACGAATGGAATTTTGTGTTCTTCAAAACGCTTCATGTTATTGAATATGCGGCTCTTTATTTTCTCTTATTCCGCGCCTTCCTAAAAAATAATTCGAATGTATCGATGCGGAAAAGCGCTTGGGCTAAGGCTTTTATTGTTGCATTTCTATATGCAGCGAGTGACGAACTTCACCAGACTTTCGTTCCAACAAGAGAGGGAAAACCTCGCGATATCGCAATTGATACTATCGGTATGTTTTTGATGTATTCTTATAGTAAATATAAATATACATTTGTAAAACGATTCCTGAAATGA
- a CDS encoding lamin tail domain-containing protein produces MKLRYLLLCFIYILFAPLVFGQASTIKINEFLIDPSPQIVELINTGTEIVDLSNWHIDDNGGTTYFTIPSGTQLYPNACVSFSGNYNFNRTTSDTVRLFDSSAPPTSLSAHLIDAFDYKASSGSGVTFQRIPDGQLVWATGAANFDKYNLTGLSCAYIPSPTPTSTSSPTPTETPTPTSTPLPTLIPTLIPTNATSPTSTSIPTPTQIPTSTHAPSSTPTQIPTVTIVPTNTPVPTATTIPTSIPEIVINNVYLSEVYPNPNDGENEWGEIYNDNSFPVTLSNWSIDDVENTGANPKSFSVTIPAYSFQVVDFTSSVFNNDGDEVRLINNRDLLVDSFTYTSSQKGLSIGRISFLSSGYCLQIASKNISNNECMVIESPTPTVTPTPTTTPLQTPTPLPSPTGIPEIRYVYLSEVYAYPNENEQEWLELYNDNSFSVQLQNWKIDDVADGGSSPKKINLTIPGYSFKAIDLSISMFNNEGDTVRLLNSDDSLIDTFAYDSSEKGKSAGRTSFDSSNYCIQNPSKEYFNNSCLIESSITPSPTPSTTSTPRITVGPTRTKSAILGEEIASYENNDDLVRPSRYYTRPTLSHSRSIEGHKDTQKEKVRTDPRIRTVKTATIISSIISFLTAGFLFIRIIL; encoded by the coding sequence GTGAAATTACGATACTTGCTACTGTGTTTTATTTATATTCTTTTTGCTCCATTGGTTTTTGGACAGGCTTCAACAATAAAGATAAACGAGTTTCTTATTGATCCATCTCCCCAAATCGTAGAACTGATAAATACCGGTACCGAGATTGTCGATCTTTCCAATTGGCATATTGATGATAATGGGGGAACAACCTATTTTACGATTCCATCTGGAACTCAGTTATACCCAAATGCTTGTGTAAGTTTTTCTGGTAATTATAATTTCAATAGAACTACTTCCGATACCGTCAGGTTGTTTGACTCATCAGCTCCTCCAACCTCACTATCGGCCCATCTCATAGATGCTTTCGACTATAAAGCGAGTTCCGGATCAGGAGTTACTTTTCAGCGAATACCAGATGGGCAGTTGGTATGGGCTACAGGTGCTGCAAATTTTGATAAATATAACTTAACTGGATTATCGTGTGCATACATACCTTCTCCAACACCAACCTCGACTTCGTCTCCAACTCCCACCGAAACACCAACCCCCACAAGTACGCCTTTACCTACTCTGATTCCAACATTAATCCCTACCAATGCAACGTCGCCAACGAGTACCTCAATTCCCACACCAACTCAAATCCCAACATCAACTCACGCTCCTAGTTCAACACCCACGCAGATACCCACCGTAACCATAGTACCTACAAACACACCTGTCCCTACGGCTACAACAATTCCAACTTCTATACCGGAGATCGTAATAAACAATGTTTATTTATCTGAGGTTTATCCTAACCCAAACGATGGAGAGAATGAATGGGGCGAGATATATAACGACAACAGTTTTCCAGTCACCCTATCTAACTGGAGCATTGACGATGTGGAAAATACAGGGGCAAACCCTAAGTCATTCTCCGTTACCATTCCGGCCTATTCATTTCAGGTTGTTGATTTTACAAGTTCAGTTTTCAATAACGACGGTGATGAAGTGCGTCTGATAAACAACCGAGATCTATTAGTTGACTCATTTACATATACCAGCTCACAGAAGGGATTGAGTATTGGTAGGATTTCTTTTCTATCCTCCGGTTACTGTTTACAGATTGCATCGAAAAATATCAGCAATAATGAATGTATGGTGATTGAAAGTCCGACACCTACCGTAACCCCTACGCCAACCACTACTCCACTACAAACGCCAACACCTCTCCCAAGCCCGACCGGTATTCCAGAGATAAGGTATGTATATCTATCTGAGGTGTATGCATATCCAAATGAAAATGAACAAGAGTGGTTAGAACTCTATAACGATAATTCTTTTTCAGTGCAGTTACAAAACTGGAAAATAGACGACGTAGCAGATGGAGGATCTTCTCCAAAAAAAATCAACCTCACTATTCCGGGATATTCTTTTAAAGCGATAGATCTTTCGATATCAATGTTTAACAACGAAGGCGACACTGTACGTCTTCTTAACTCAGATGATTCGCTCATAGACACATTTGCATATGACTCATCGGAAAAGGGAAAAAGCGCAGGGCGCACATCGTTCGATTCCTCAAATTACTGTATTCAAAATCCTTCTAAAGAGTATTTCAATAACTCCTGTTTAATCGAGTCTTCGATAACCCCATCGCCAACTCCAAGTACAACTTCGACTCCGAGAATAACCGTTGGTCCGACGAGAACTAAAAGCGCAATTCTTGGTGAAGAAATCGCGAGTTATGAAAACAACGATGATTTAGTTAGGCCCTCCCGATACTATACAAGACCAACATTGAGTCATTCGCGATCGATTGAAGGCCATAAGGATACTCAAAAGGAAAAGGTGAGGACAGATCCAAGGATCAGGACGGTAAAGACCGCAACGATAATTTCTTCTATCATCTCTTTTTTGACAGCGGGGTTTCTCTTCATTAGAATCATTCTATGA
- a CDS encoding DNA-directed RNA polymerase subunit beta has translation MPKLTNTNDQPRKELLIGKSEPNLEKLDLIEIQKNSWNQFLTKNLREILQEFFPVEDYTGKKFTLEFEDFYFGEPRYPLALCKAKKLTYDTPVYLKLKLINKKMNQEKKQDVYFFNLPKMTDRGTFIINGIERVVINQLVRAPGVYFTAEIDKTTGLTLYNAEIRPYIGAWLDITINKNNLIEVKVNKKRKFLGSALVRIFEGDSTAQILQSFKDLDQSLVDKYILPTIKKDATQNRNEAILEIYRKVKPGEPLILDNAVETINNLFFNHRRYSLSDVGRYKVNKKLGVDLEITRENYLLTKQDVIETIKYLVSMTNGEKSFDDIDHLGNRRLRTVGELVGMYGIRVGMVRAEREIKERMSLVAGEVNVIPSQVVNSKPLTVALNSFFRTSQLSTIVDQTNPLSELDNLRRITVGGPGGIEKERASFSIRDISASQYGRICPIRSPEGPNIGVVTYMALYSRVNKYNFLETPYKKVEKIKVGSKIMAKVTDALEYFQADDEEQFYITSDTVNLSKDGIITDEFVVARHKGDIVEIPAEKVDYIDISPRQVIGAAAAVIPFLQNDDASRALMGTHMQCQAVPLVQPEAPFVGTGMERTISQALGRTIYAPEDGVIEYVDGQKVVLTTKNKKKYEYNLDRFIKTNKDVVFDQRPRVELNQKVKKGDLLVDGPATHDGSMALGQNLVVAYTSLNGLGYEDGFVISERLRKKDLLTSISSEEFIADVVDTKLGPEELTRDIPNVREEVLANLDKDGLIVIGTEVKGGDILVGKVAPKGEKELSAEERLLRAIFGEKAKDVKDTSLRVPYGKRGVVVGIQIIDTKKDPNELEPTVIKRILVTIAQLRKITVGDKLAGRHGNKGVISRILPEWDMPYLEDGTPVDVVISPLSILARMNLGQLYETMLGFVAQKEGIRMNFPVFEKIQEDFIMNELKKLDLPVDGKRTLYDGQTGKAFDRKALVGVGYILKLIHMIEDKFHARSVGPYSLVTQQPLGGKSQMGGQRFGEMEVWALESHRVPAVLQEMLTIKSDDLRGRVKAFESIIKGLDIPESNVPESFHVLLKELNALGLAVDYIK, from the coding sequence ATGCCTAAACTGACTAATACAAACGATCAACCAAGAAAAGAGCTCCTCATAGGAAAATCTGAACCAAATCTAGAGAAATTAGATTTGATCGAAATTCAAAAGAATTCTTGGAACCAATTTCTTACAAAAAATCTTCGTGAAATACTTCAAGAATTTTTCCCTGTGGAAGATTACACAGGGAAAAAGTTTACATTAGAGTTTGAAGATTTTTATTTTGGAGAGCCAAGATATCCTCTAGCACTTTGTAAAGCAAAAAAACTCACTTACGATACTCCCGTTTATCTAAAGCTTAAACTCATCAATAAAAAGATGAATCAAGAGAAAAAGCAGGATGTGTACTTTTTCAATCTTCCAAAAATGACAGATCGAGGCACCTTTATTATCAATGGTATCGAGCGCGTTGTGATAAACCAGTTAGTAAGAGCGCCGGGAGTATATTTCACCGCAGAGATTGACAAAACAACGGGATTAACCCTATACAACGCTGAGATCCGACCATACATTGGTGCATGGCTAGATATCACTATCAATAAAAATAACTTAATCGAGGTCAAGGTAAACAAAAAGAGAAAGTTCTTAGGATCTGCGCTAGTTCGTATCTTTGAAGGGGACTCAACCGCACAAATTCTTCAGTCCTTTAAGGATCTTGATCAATCACTCGTTGATAAATACATTCTCCCAACAATTAAAAAGGACGCAACTCAGAATAGAAATGAAGCAATTCTTGAGATTTATCGTAAAGTTAAGCCCGGAGAGCCTCTCATTCTTGATAACGCAGTTGAGACCATTAACAATCTTTTCTTCAACCATAGACGATACTCATTGTCTGACGTTGGACGATATAAAGTTAACAAGAAATTAGGAGTAGACCTAGAAATTACCCGAGAAAACTACCTCCTCACTAAGCAGGACGTGATCGAGACCATTAAATATCTTGTCTCTATGACAAATGGAGAGAAGTCATTTGATGATATTGATCACCTAGGAAATCGAAGACTTCGCACAGTTGGAGAGTTGGTAGGAATGTATGGTATTCGAGTAGGAATGGTGCGTGCCGAGCGCGAGATAAAAGAAAGAATGAGCTTAGTTGCAGGAGAGGTTAATGTAATTCCTTCACAGGTAGTTAACTCAAAACCTTTGACTGTAGCCTTAAACTCCTTCTTCAGAACAAGTCAGCTTTCGACAATCGTAGATCAAACAAATCCATTATCAGAGCTAGATAACTTGCGAAGAATTACAGTAGGAGGACCAGGTGGAATTGAGAAGGAACGTGCTTCATTCTCAATTCGAGATATTTCGGCCTCACAGTATGGACGCATCTGTCCAATTAGATCTCCTGAAGGTCCAAACATCGGAGTGGTCACCTATATGGCTTTATACAGTCGTGTAAACAAATACAACTTTTTAGAGACTCCATACAAAAAAGTCGAAAAGATTAAGGTTGGAAGTAAGATTATGGCAAAGGTCACCGATGCCTTAGAGTACTTCCAAGCAGACGATGAAGAGCAATTTTACATCACTTCCGATACGGTAAATCTAAGCAAAGATGGAATTATCACCGATGAATTTGTGGTCGCAAGACACAAAGGCGATATCGTGGAGATCCCAGCCGAGAAGGTAGACTATATCGATATCTCACCTCGACAAGTAATTGGAGCAGCCGCAGCAGTAATTCCGTTTTTACAAAATGACGATGCCAGTCGAGCCCTGATGGGTACGCACATGCAATGTCAGGCCGTACCGTTGGTTCAGCCAGAGGCTCCTTTTGTTGGAACCGGTATGGAGCGAACCATCTCACAGGCTTTGGGAAGAACGATCTACGCACCGGAAGATGGAGTTATTGAGTATGTGGATGGTCAGAAGGTCGTTTTGACCACAAAGAACAAGAAAAAATATGAGTATAACCTTGATCGTTTCATCAAGACAAACAAGGATGTTGTGTTTGATCAAAGACCACGGGTTGAGCTGAATCAAAAGGTTAAAAAAGGAGATTTACTCGTCGATGGACCAGCAACTCATGATGGAAGTATGGCTCTTGGACAGAATCTCGTTGTCGCATACACCTCACTGAACGGTCTAGGATATGAGGATGGATTTGTAATCTCAGAAAGACTGAGAAAGAAAGATCTTCTCACCTCAATCTCAAGTGAAGAGTTCATCGCAGATGTCGTTGACACTAAGCTAGGACCGGAAGAATTAACACGAGATATTCCAAATGTACGAGAAGAGGTCTTGGCCAATCTTGATAAGGATGGACTTATCGTGATCGGTACCGAGGTAAAAGGCGGAGATATTTTAGTTGGTAAAGTTGCTCCGAAGGGAGAGAAAGAACTATCTGCTGAAGAAAGATTACTTCGCGCTATCTTTGGAGAGAAGGCAAAGGACGTTAAGGACACATCACTTCGAGTGCCATATGGTAAACGAGGAGTGGTTGTAGGTATTCAGATCATCGATACAAAGAAGGACCCAAATGAACTAGAGCCAACCGTCATCAAGAGAATTCTTGTAACGATTGCTCAGCTGAGAAAGATTACTGTTGGAGATAAGCTTGCAGGAAGACACGGAAACAAAGGAGTCATCTCACGCATTCTTCCTGAGTGGGACATGCCTTATCTTGAGGATGGAACCCCAGTTGACGTTGTTATCTCACCACTCTCAATTCTTGCACGTATGAATCTTGGTCAGTTGTATGAGACAATGTTAGGATTCGTCGCACAAAAAGAAGGAATAAGAATGAACTTCCCGGTCTTTGAGAAGATACAGGAAGACTTCATAATGAATGAGTTGAAGAAATTAGATCTTCCAGTTGACGGCAAGAGAACCTTGTATGATGGCCAAACAGGTAAAGCATTTGATCGAAAGGCGCTTGTTGGAGTCGGATACATCTTGAAACTGATTCACATGATTGAGGATAAGTTCCATGCGCGATCAGTTGGACCTTACTCGCTTGTTACTCAGCAGCCTCTCGGAGGAAAGTCGCAAATGGGAGGTCAGAGATTCGGAGAGATGGAGGTCTGGGCACTTGAATCACATCGAGTTCCTGCCGTTCTTCAGGAGATGTTGACGATTAAATCAGATGATCTACGAGGTCGTGTAAAGGCCTTCGAGTCGATAATTAAGGGTCTAGATATTCCAGAGTCAAATGTTCCAGAATCATTCCATGTTCTTTTGAAAGAGCTGAACGCGTTAGGATTAGCAGTTGATTACATAAAATAA